DNA from Microbacterium sp. SORGH_AS_0969:
CGCAGCAGCTCATCCCCGGCCGGCAGTCCGTCGCCTACGACTTCAACATGGCCGTCTGGTCGCCGCTGGCCTTCCTGCAGTCCGACGGCACCCTCCAGGACGTCCAGGCCGCGTCCATCGAGTCGGACGACGCCCAGACCTGGACGATCACGCTCCGCGACGGATGGACGTTCCACGACGGGACCCCCGTCACGGCCAAGAGCTACGTCGACTCCTGGAACGCCGTCGCGTACGGGCCCAACGCCTTCGAGAACTCGGGGCAGTTGGCATCCATCGTCGGATACAGCGATCTGAACCCCGCCGACGGTGCGCCCACGACCACCACGATGTCGGGCCTGACGGTCGTCGACGACCTCACCTTCACGGTGAAGCTCGTCAGCCCCGACGGCCAGTTCCCGCTGCAGGTCACGCAGGCGCAGACCGCGTTCTTCCCGATGCCCGAGTCGGCTCTTTCGGACTTCGACGCCTACAACAAGCACCCGGTGGGCAACGGCCCGTTCCAGATGACGGGTGACTACGTCGAGAACGAGCCGATCACGGTGTCGGCCTACGACGGGTTCAAGGGCGAGGCGCCGACCGTCGACCAGATCACCTTCGTGCCGTACACCGACTCGGAGACCGCCTACACCGACGTGCTGGCCGGCAACCTCGATGTCGCGGGCGTGCCCGCGAGCCGTCTCCTCCAGGCCGGAAGCGACTTCGGCGACCGGCTCTATTCGTTCGAAGCGCCCGGCATCTCGTTCCTCGGCCTTCCCCTGTGGAACGCCCAGTACCAGGACGTGCGCGTGCGTCAGGCCCTGTCGATGGCGATCGACCGCCAGACGATCATCGATCGCATCTACGGCGGCACCTACACCCCCGCCACGGCGTGGACGCCCGCGATCGAGCCCGGGACCCCGACGGGCATCTGCGGGAAGTACTGCGAGTACGACCCCGACGCGGCCAAGGCTCTGCTCGCCGAAGCCGGCGGGTTCAGCGGACCGCTCGAGATCACGTACCCCGGCGGTGGGGGACTCGATCCGCTCTACGAGGCGATCGCCAACCAGCTGCGCCAGAACCTGGGCATCGACGCGACCGCGACGCCGACCGCGGACTGGGCCGAGTTCCTGCAGAAGAGGACGGATGCCAACCTCAGCGGGCCGTTCTTCTCGCGCTGGGGTGCGCTGTACCCGAGCCAGCAGGCGACACTGCGGGTGTTCTTCATCGAGGGCGGCGGCTGCGCCAACTGCATCCCCTTCTACAGCCCTGAGGTCGCCAGCGCCATGCAGACCGCCGACGCCGACCTGACGGGCGACGGCACGGCGTACGCCGATGTGCAGAGCATCATCCAGAAGGAGTTCCCGGCGGTGCCGCTGTTCAACGAGACGTACTCGTACGTCACCTCCGAGCGCGTCGCCGATCTCGTGAGCTCCCCGGTGGGCAACCCGACCTACCGAGCGATCCAACTGCGCTGACCCCTCGGCCGGCGCGCGGGACCCCCGCCCGCGCGTCGGCCGTCGACCCACGGAATCCCGATGCCTTCACCCACCCTTCCGCAGCCCGCCCTCACCGGCTTCCCCACGGTCGACGCCCTCGAGGCGGCCTTCCTCGCCCTGTCCGAGAACGCGCCGCACCTCGTGCGGCGCCGCATCCTCGGGTGGTCGCGGCTCGGCGAGCCCATCCCCGTCTACGCGATCGGCGACGGGCGCGCGCACGCCGTCATCGCGGGGGGCGTGCACCCGAACGAGCCCATCGGCTTCCACACCGCGCTCACTCTCGCCGAGCGGCTCGTCGCCGACGAGGGGCTCCGGAGAGAACTGGGGATGACGTTCCACATCGTGCCGTGCATCGACCCGGACGGCACACGCATGAACGAGGGCTGGTTCGCCTCCCCCGGCGACCGCGGCTCCTACGGGCGGGCCTTCTACCGTCCGGCACCCGACGAGCAGGTCGAGTGGAGCTTCCCTCTCTCCTACAAACGGCTCCACTTCGATCGGGTGCTCCCCGAGACCCGCGCGCTCGCGGATCTGTTCGACGAGGTCGAGCCGGCCCTGTTCGTCGGATTGCACAATGCCGAGGTCGGCGGCGTCTACTTCTACGTGAACCGCGACGACGACGCGCTCGTCCGGGAGCTTTCGGCGATCCCTGCCCGCCACGGCCTGCCACTCGACATCGGCGAGCCCGAGTCGCCCGACCTGGTGCGCCTGGGCGACGCCGTGTTCCGCTGCCCCACCGTCGCGGAGCGGTACGACTACCTCGAGGGTCTCGGACTCGACCCGCTCGCCGAGGTGTCGGGCGGAGGCTCGGCCGACTATCTGCAGCGCCACGGCACCCTGGTCATGGTCGCCGAGCTTCCGTACTGGACGCACGACGACGTCGTAGACGAGGGATCGGGCGGGATCTCGTACCGCCGCATCGTGCAGGACCGCGCCGAGGCGCTGAGGGCGCTCGGCGAGACCCTCGGGGGCGCGCTCTCACGGGTCGACGCGCACCTGACGATCCCGAGCCCGATGCTGCGCGGTGCGAGGGCCTTCGCCCCGCTCATGACGGCGCTCGCCGATGCGGAAGACGAGCGGGCGCGGCGCCTGGCCGTCGACCGCATCGCGACGCGGGCGGAGGTGTTCTCGAACGAGGATGCCGTGAGGTCTTTCCGTCTGCGGTTCGGCGGCATGCTGCTCCGAGCACTCGAGGTGGAGTGTGCGGCGGGCGTCGCCCACGACACGGTCCGTCGCGAGCGCGATGCCTTCCGCGATGTCTACGAGGAGTGGGTCGCCGAGGCGGAACGCGTGCCGCTTCGGGCGCTGCCCCTCGCAGACCTGGTCGGTGTGCAGCTCGACGCCGTCCTCGCGGCCGCCCGCGCGGCGGTGATCGCGTGAGGTTCGCGCGCGCCGCGGGCGCCCGACTGATCGAGGTCGGCATCGTCTTCCTCGGCGTCACCTTCATCATCTACGCGATGGTCTGGGCGCTCCCGGGCGACCCGATCGCTGCTCTGGGCGGCGACCGCCCGCTTCCGGCCGCCGTGGTCGCCGAGCTGCGCCGCCAGTTCCACCTCGACGATCCGCTCCTGCTGCAGTACCTGCGCTACCTCGGCGGGCTCTTCACCGGCGACCTGGGAACCACGTTCGACGGCGTGCCCGTGGCCGATCGCATGGCCGCGCGCTGGCCGGTGACGATCACGCTCGCGATCACGGCGTGGGTGATCGAGGTCGTGCTCGGCGTGCTCCTCGGTCTGGTGGCGGGGTTGCGCAAGAACAGCTGGATCGACCGCGGCGTGCTGCTGACCACGATCCTCGCGA
Protein-coding regions in this window:
- a CDS encoding M14 family zinc carboxypeptidase, whose product is MPSPTLPQPALTGFPTVDALEAAFLALSENAPHLVRRRILGWSRLGEPIPVYAIGDGRAHAVIAGGVHPNEPIGFHTALTLAERLVADEGLRRELGMTFHIVPCIDPDGTRMNEGWFASPGDRGSYGRAFYRPAPDEQVEWSFPLSYKRLHFDRVLPETRALADLFDEVEPALFVGLHNAEVGGVYFYVNRDDDALVRELSAIPARHGLPLDIGEPESPDLVRLGDAVFRCPTVAERYDYLEGLGLDPLAEVSGGGSADYLQRHGTLVMVAELPYWTHDDVVDEGSGGISYRRIVQDRAEALRALGETLGGALSRVDAHLTIPSPMLRGARAFAPLMTALADAEDERARRLAVDRIATRAEVFSNEDAVRSFRLRFGGMLLRALEVECAAGVAHDTVRRERDAFRDVYEEWVAEAERVPLRALPLADLVGVQLDAVLAAARAAVIA
- a CDS encoding ABC transporter substrate-binding protein; the protein is MKRRIALAVLVAGALALAGCSGGDGGDTGSTDTSIRVAVTDPQQLIPGRQSVAYDFNMAVWSPLAFLQSDGTLQDVQAASIESDDAQTWTITLRDGWTFHDGTPVTAKSYVDSWNAVAYGPNAFENSGQLASIVGYSDLNPADGAPTTTTMSGLTVVDDLTFTVKLVSPDGQFPLQVTQAQTAFFPMPESALSDFDAYNKHPVGNGPFQMTGDYVENEPITVSAYDGFKGEAPTVDQITFVPYTDSETAYTDVLAGNLDVAGVPASRLLQAGSDFGDRLYSFEAPGISFLGLPLWNAQYQDVRVRQALSMAIDRQTIIDRIYGGTYTPATAWTPAIEPGTPTGICGKYCEYDPDAAKALLAEAGGFSGPLEITYPGGGGLDPLYEAIANQLRQNLGIDATATPTADWAEFLQKRTDANLSGPFFSRWGALYPSQQATLRVFFIEGGGCANCIPFYSPEVASAMQTADADLTGDGTAYADVQSIIQKEFPAVPLFNETYSYVTSERVADLVSSPVGNPTYRAIQLR